CCACGCCATAATGACCATACTTTTCACTGGCAGTAGCtacttctgaggaaaaaaaaaatcccaaacaaataaTAGAAAGACGTGGCGTGAGGAAGAGCACATTGCTACAAACCAAGTTTGGCAGCAGAGTTGGGTTTCCTATCCCTTGGTGGTAAAGCTGATGAGCTCGGAGCCTAAAGGGAAAAATTATTCCAGTGAATGCAAGGAGAGGCTTTTCAGCGACAAAAAGGCAAGTAACAGGCaggtcaggaagaaaaccaacaaaaaatatttcaaaatgagcTTGGCAAGCTTACTAGCACTATTCTTGCTTGTATGGTAGATAATTAGTAGGTCTAGGTAAGATCTTCACTTTCACAGGGCTCTAGAGAAAGAAATCATTTCTAGCTGCAATAGGCAGCCAGCCCTCTCACAAACCCTCAGCATGCACTCTGTACACGGCTGTGAGAAATGAGGAAATTATCTATACCCACTATAATCTGAGATCAGAGCAATGAATCCAGTGCTCTCCTACCAGAAGCCTAGCAACAGCATGGACCTCCCCTACCTTGGTCTCTCCTGCCTTTGATAGTTTCAGCCGTCTTTGAGCTCAGGAGAAGGATAGTTGATAAATTGCTTGCTAGGGCTGCTGCCCCTTCCTTTCAGCCTTTCTTGTAACAACAGACCTCCAACAAGGCAGCATTCATACATTCAACTCTCAGAACACATCATGCTCTTTAAAAAATACTCGGAATGAAATGAGTCTAGATTATATCTTATGAGTCACAGTACACAAAGATTCATCTgctcataaattaaaaaaaataggtctTTCTCATCCAGCAAATGGTTGCACACTTTTCCCACACTCAAACCACTGTGCTCCTGGCTGTTGCCAGCAGAACGCCTGCCCCCGTGTCATCAGCACACACCTCCCTCCAAGCAAAGACCCCTCTCGCCTCCGCAGCCCACATTACTCCACGTCCCATCCAGAGAACTGACAACCACGAGCACTCCTCAGCAATTCAGGAGCCCAGACAGCTGCAGGCAAACGGGGATGAGTGGGAGAAGAGACACAGATAGACTTAAATGGTCCCCAACACACAAAATACTCTTGCTGTGCAAAAACAGAACTCCCGTATGCACCTGCTCTACCTAAGGCAAAGTACCCACCTTGAGTTTCAACACTGATGATCAGATACATGTGCTCCCAAAGGTTTGCAACATCGGGAAGACTATCGCACTGCCTCTGCTTCAGAACAACTTTATACAACTGCATCCTACACAATAAAAGTGTTAAGATAAATAGCCTCTCTTAATATTTAATTGCGCAGCTAGTCTGCCGCCTTCACTCCCCTCACGACGCCAAGCATTAGGTCACCACGACAGATATTTTAAGTTTCCCACTCTCCAGCTCTCCACAGCCCACAATTCCCTGCAGTCTACAAGGCCCTCATTTAAGAGTATCCTGCAACAAGTTTCACCCGAGGGAATACAGTTCAGCGAGCAGGAATGTCGGTCTGAACCCAGGCCACACCACCACTTCATTTCAGAGACAGCATTATAATCGGGGACCGTGATGCTGCAGGTAACCTGTACTTTTGGGTTCGGAACCCACACCATAAcacagctgcagaggaaggcgcatttctcctttttattttattatttgtcaAATGGGACAGCATTCAATCTTGCACAGTCTCTTCAAGGCAGGTAATTCTGTAACGTGCACCCCTGGGGGGGGAGAAACATTGTTGCTGTGGGAACCTTCATTCTGGATTCCAGGACTTGCATAtttaaaacttcaaatttaacATTGCATTAACGTAGCTTCATGCATCGAATTAAGAAATGACTCAGAACAAATCTCCATGCATCTACTGAAGTCCTACCGTTCCAAGGACAAGaggcacagaacagaaaaagcacagcacagggaacaagGAGTGAACGGGGCCGGGAGGGAACCTGCGAGCAGGGAAGCAAGAAACCAGCACAGCCAAGGCCCAGCAAACCAGATCTGCCACTCAGGGCTCCTTGTTCTCACCACTAAAGGTTACGTAGCCCGTCGGGATAAAAAGAGCTTAAAGCAGACACACAAACAGGCACGGAGGAAAAGGTTCCTGGAAAGATCAAGGAGGAGAAGATTCCCTGAAAGTAATAGGGTAACCTGTACTGAGAAGGGAAAGATGATACCCAGATAGCTCaaattcactgtttttttttttaattatcatggCACGATGCCTGGATGATGCCCTTAAAACCCCTGCAGCTATTCAAGCATGTAACACTTATTCTCCCACTCCTCTGAAGTTTCACTGCAACGCAAGAGCAGCAACAGTGCTGCCCAAAGTTTAGGGTGCAGGCAGTAGCCGCAGCCCACGCAGGGGTACCGGTCTCCGTCTGCTGGCGAGCACCCCAAAACTCAACCCTCTCTCAATAATCTGGGACAGCGTTTCACCTTTTGAGCCGAAGCTGGTCTTTAGGCAGGCCGACACCTCTGCTTTATAGGATGACGGTGCGGAGCTCGCAAACCCCTCGGCAGCGGGAGGAGGCGAGACAGCCGGGCAACTCTCCTCCTCCCGGGCTCCCACACTCGCCAGCATCATCCTCCACGCTTCAGCCGGGTAAGGAACATCTCCATTGTTCACTGCTTATCTAAAAatcagcagcagcatggctgagTTACTTCTCCTCTTACCCCACCCACCACACGAGGCGCAGATCTTGGCTGAGCCACAGGGCCTGCCCAGCCTGTCTCCCTACAAACCCGCAGCCCGATTCGGGGTCCCGCACGCCGAGATGCGGCGGGGGAAGAGCGGAGAAGGTGGACATGCCGGGCCCACCAGGCAAAACCAGGCAAGTGTGCTTACCCCAGCGCAGAATCAAGTTACCCTGCAACAAAGATAGTGTGTGTATGTGCAAAGGGGGGGGAAGTCAAACCCTTCTGCCTGGGTTCCAAGGCTCGCCCTGTTGCTAAAATAAACCAGTGTTTGTTCCTGGGAGTGATGGGGAGCCGGACTCTAAAAACAGCAGTAGTGAGAGCCCCCACCTTCAGAGCTacgaacagattttttttttttttacaaaaaccaaaacaaacacaaactcgGGCACTGATTACTCTTCACTGCGCGTATCTAGGTAAGGAACCCAAGGGCAAACTGCTGATCCTCAGGGGTGCCCAGGAGCAGACAAAACTACATGTAGATGACTAACTGAGCAGCCTAACAGCTGACTGCTCCAGAGGAAATTCCAGTCCTTGCTCAAAGGCTGAAAATATATATGCTTTTATAtatgcttttgctttgcttgctggaTCTATATAACACTTAACACATGTTTTTCCTGACATGATTTTCCATACTCCACCAGAAACTCAAGTAACTGTGTCACTTCTGGAAAAAGAACCTTGCATCCAACTTTCGTTGAAACAGCTTCTCCCCCTACCCCCAAAGCCCCAAATTCCAAAACTATTCCCTATCTGCTCCTCTCAGCCTTCAGTGACTACAGATCCCTTTCAGCAGCACTCCTCCACTACCTGGCATGCATCTCAGTAACATCAAAATCCCATAAAGCAGAGGCACATGGGAACAGTCTTCtgcatgaaaaatgaagaaaaaaatatatatacaggtCTCGGATGGCAGACAGTGAGCAGTACTATACCAAAAATTTTGTCTCCGAGGCACCTGCCCAAAAGTATTCTCTCCAGAGGAACTTATAACCACAGGAAAAGCCTGCTCTATAACCAGTTAACAGTACGTGCTCTAAATACTATTTTTTACAAGGGAGAACTACAGCCCACTGTGTGTAGAGGCTGCAGAGAGCTAAGCCCAATGGCGAAGGCCGCTCCTGTTAGTGCAGAGTCCTTCAGCTTTCCATTCCTTATATGTGCAAAGTGTGCAAGCCCTCACACACGCTTCTCTACTCACCCAGAGGTACATCATGTTAGCCTGGGTCCTTCAAACCCAGCAGTGAGACGATCCGGCAACGCAAGAGGCACTTCAGCAAGATTGTCGAGATCGAGGCTggttgatgtttaaaaaaaaaaaaataaaaaaaaaatccaaacggCTCAGTTTGAGGCTTAGAAAGCGTCTCGCCTCCTCCACCCCCCtcctccagctctggctgctctgcGCTCTTCTCTCGCACTTAATCTCTCCCTGGGAGTTCCCAGCCCCGTGTGTCTGTACTGGCGTGCACAGCACACACTCTGCATTCGCCTCCAGGgaatttctctctgtcattctgctTCTAAAAACACAATCTCGGCCTCACAAGATTCTTGCAAGAGGCAGGGATGGGTGGGGTTAGTCATAAATGCAGCCGGGCTCCCAGCGCCAGAGTGTGCTTACTTTAGAAGAGGGATCTTAAGATGTGAATGAGGCACAGCGCTGTCCTCCAAGGTCACCGGGAGCGAGGACCGGTTCCCCCCACCCTGCTAACTGCTTCTCCAGGAGTCACCTGCAGATGCAGGTGTGCACAGTACCATAGGCAGGTTCTGCACGTCTTCATCTACCCCATTCGCCAACACCCAAAATTCAGTCACAATTCAGCAGCTGTATTTAATCATTAACCACCGACAGGCACTGAGAAGCACAACTACGGGGATCCTGAAACTAAGGAGCAAACCTGTGGTGTGCCTGCCACCCTGGAGCTCCCGCAGGAGAGACAACCACCGTCGCCATGAGCTGGGGAAGAGAAGCAACTCGCGGATAAAGGGGTTAATCAGCTTTCGCAGGTGGCTCTGCAGGAGTATTTTACAGACCTGCATTTTGCTaaagggagagcagcagctggctcCAGTTCCTCCGAGTGTATCGGGTTCCCACTTGCCCGGAGGCAGCTTCCCCCCAAGTCGGACTGGGGCAGGCACCCTCCCGCAGCCTTGCACTCCCAGCCCCGCTCTCCAGTTTCAGGTTTGCGAAGCTGCGCCGGCGGGGCGGCAGCCCCAGCAAAGGCGCGCTGAGCAGAAGACACTCTCACTCCAGCTACCTCGACAAGCTCCAGCAAGCCCTTCCCCGCAGGAGCGAGTCCTCGTCCCATCCCCCATGCCTGATGCCACAGGACAAGTGTCACCTCTCATCTCATTAATCAGTTAAACGGCTCTTCCAAACTAGGAAAACGGGTTTCTcgcccccttcccttcccacctaaaaATCAAGAATTGACTTCCCTCGCTGGGCTCCAAATGCTAAGTTAAAATTGGCCTCTTctcaaatggggggggggggggggggggaattagaaaaaaaaaaaatcatgttttcattAAGGCACCGGTCTCCTTGGAAATgagttttgaagaaatatttttatctcaGCTAAAGATATGGAAATGGTGCTCTTTCACGTATCACCTCTACTCCCTTTACTTACAGATCACTTCATCGCAATCCAGCGGGCTCGGAGCTCAGCGAGCAGCCATGGGGCCTGCCCCACTGCGTCCGCAAGCCGAGCCCCGTCTCCATGGGGCGACAAGCCCATCTGCCTCCCGTGCAGCCAGGCAGCCATCCCTGGCACGCTCTGCGCTCCCCAGGCTCCCCTCGCCTCCAGCGAGCCACAAACGCACCCCGGGCCGGGACGCGGGCCGGGCTTCTCCCAGGTACGGGCGCAAACAGGCTCTGAGGAAATGCACGACTGTCACTGCAGTCCCACACGCAAACCTAGAGAAAAGGCTTATCACCGTGAGCAGGACACAGCAGCCATGGGGACACGCTCCTTAGAGACAGCCAGGGAGCCGCTCGGCTTTCCAGCCAGGAAAACCCAAGCCCTGCTGCtcaggggaaggagcaggagcccCAAATTCAGGAAGCTCAGATCTCACAGGGTTGTGCAACTGCCACATCTCTCAGGACTCCCATCTGCTCTCACCTTTTGGCATGACAGGTCAGGACTGGAGGGTGAAAAGCAATGTTCCTAAAAATCACTTACTGCACCAAGTCCTATGCACCACAGTCTCCAAAGAGCGAAGCATGTGATCCATAAACCTGTTCTCAAACGCTCCGAGAGGAGCGAAACAGCGGCAACGCTGACATTTGCATCACGGTTAGACACTTCAGTTAACGTTTCAGCAGCGTGGTCACGCCAGCAGTACCTACCAGTTCAGCCAGCCTGCAGGCTCAGGCAGACA
The sequence above is drawn from the Opisthocomus hoazin isolate bOpiHoa1 chromosome 8, bOpiHoa1.hap1, whole genome shotgun sequence genome and encodes:
- the LOC142362188 gene encoding uncharacterized protein LOC142362188 isoform X2, translated to MTVRSSQTPRQREEARQPGNSPPPGLPHSPASSSTLQPDHFIAIQRARSSASSHGACPTASASRAPSPWGDKPICLPCSQAAIPGTLCAPQAPLASSEPQTHPGPGRGPGFSQFTRKAMPKDELMASKCYPIQGVRLQMASEKWLQIPHRSSYSIITSFSVSTLTTSSGCTAPAIQQRSNSPAN
- the LOC142362188 gene encoding uncharacterized protein LOC142362188 isoform X1; amino-acid sequence: MTVRSSQTPRQREEARQPGNSPPPGLPHSPASSSTLQPDHFIAIQRARSSASSHGACPTASASRAPSPWGDKPICLPCSQAAIPGTLCAPQAPLASSEPQTHPGPGRGPGFSQVRAQTGSEEMHDCHCSPTRKPREKAYHREQDTAAMGTRSLETAREPLGFPARKTQALLLRGRSRSPKFRKLRSHRVVQLPHLSGLPSALTFWHDRSGLEGEKQCS